TTTGATCCATCCTTTCGCCCGAAAAAGTGGTACAATAAAATTGGACTAAAAAGATCCACTTTGGGGGTGCGAAGATGAGTGAAGGTCTTGGAAAGGAACAGAAAAAGCAAGCGATAAAGCACATCATCAAACAGCTCCATGCGGGTATGCCTTTGGTTGAGGCGAAAGAAAAATTTGAAAAGGAAATAGGCTCAATCACATCTTACGAAATTGCCCAGATAGAGCAAGAGTTGATCAACGAAGGGGTTTCTCCAGAAGAGATAAAGCTTTTTTGCAATGTTCATGCTATGCTCTTTGAGAGTGTACTGTCTAAAAATTTTAAAAGTGTTGACCATCCTGCTCACCCAATCAACTTTTTCAAACAGGAAAACGAGTACATAAAGAAATTACTCGAGCAGATCAGAGCGTCTGCTTGGGAAAAGAACAAAGAAAAACTCAAAGGTTTGCTCGAAGAGTTGAAAGGCATTGAAGTGCACTACCAAAGGAAAGAACAAGTTTTGTTCCCATATCTAGAAAAACACGGCTTCACAGGTCCGTCCAAAGTGATGTGGGGTAAACACAACGATATAAGAACGATGCTGAGAAAAGCTTTGGAGGAGTTTGACAGAGTCGATTTCGAAGAGTATGTTCAGAAATATTTGAATCCGCTGGTTGAAGAAGTAGACGGCATGATATTCAAAGAGGAAAACATTCTCTTTCCCACCGCGCTGGAACTGCTCAAGCCGGAAGAGTGGGTGAGTGTACTTAGAGAGAGCAAAGATGTAGGTTACGTCTACATAAAATTGCCGGAAAGTTTGGAAAAATTGATCGAAGAACTCGAAATGAATCTCGTTCAAACTGTTTCTATAGATGAAGAAAACATCGTGTTCGATACGGGAAAGTTGTCTCTCAATGAGTTAGAAGCCATATTGAACACGCTTCCAATTGACATCACCTTCGTCGACAGTGAAAACAAAGTTAAGTATTTTTCGAAATCAAAAGACAGGATCTTTGTGCGCACCAAAAGTGTCATTGGGAGAGATGTGCGTAACTGTCACCCACCTCAGAGTGTCGATAAAGTCATGCAAATCATCGAATGGTTCAGGAAAGGAGAAAAGGATGAAGTAGATTTCTGGATAAATTTCAAAGGTAAGCTCGTTTATATAAGATATTTTGCCGTTCGTGATCGTAACGGAAAATACCTCGGCACCTTGGAAGTTACTCAAGATATCACGCAAATAAAGAAGCTCGAAGGGGAAAAAAGGCTGGCAGATGAAACGTATAGACCCAGATAAAACGATTTATGAACTCACCAAAGACTATCCAGAGTTGATAGATATACTTGCCGAGATGGGTTTTTTGGGTGTGAAAAATCCAATCATGAGAAACACACTCGGTAGGATCACCAGTTTGAGAGAAGGTTGCAAAAAACAAGGCAAAAGTTTAGAGGAGATCTTAGAGAAACTCAAGCAAAAAGGATTCAGTGTTTGATGGAAGATCAAGTGCAGACTCTAAACGTTGGGATGCACCTTTCTTCGATTGGTGAAAAATCTATACCAGTCTTTGCCATGTTTGATCGTTATCACTGTGAAGTTGGCAAGATAGAAGAAGAGTATGTGAAAATCTCTGTTCATCGTTCGATACAGAACATAGAAGAACAGTACCAAGAATCCCAATAAGACTCTGAATGCGTCCTCCTCAACGGTAGTTCTCCTCTTGAGGAGACTGAACAGTGCGAAAGTTGTACCTAAAATGGTGGGTGCTTCCCATCTTGTGAGCACTGACCAAGCACCGAAACTCGTTGCGACAGCCTTCCCACCTTTGAATTTAAGTATCGGAGAGAAAGCATGCCCCGCGACGCCAGCGAATGCAGCGAAGGCAACCACATATTCGTTCGATACCTTGCCGAGCCAGATGAACAAAAACAGAGGGAAGGTGCCTTTGAAGTAATCCAGTGCGAGTGCCAGAGCGCCCCATTTCAAACCTTTCGCACGCCAAAGATTGCTTGAACCTGGATTTCCGTCTCTAACTTTTCGAAGATCGATCCCGTTGATCTTGGCCAGGATATGCGCGTACATGATCGATCCGGACAGAAATTGAAACCCTACCACGAAAAGTTCAAACACGTATCTTTCTTCCTTTCCATACAACCGTTTTGAAGAAGATCACTTTGATGAGTGAAGTGAAGAACACGATGAGG
This sequence is a window from Pseudothermotoga sp.. Protein-coding genes within it:
- a CDS encoding DUF438 domain-containing protein; amino-acid sequence: MSEGLGKEQKKQAIKHIIKQLHAGMPLVEAKEKFEKEIGSITSYEIAQIEQELINEGVSPEEIKLFCNVHAMLFESVLSKNFKSVDHPAHPINFFKQENEYIKKLLEQIRASAWEKNKEKLKGLLEELKGIEVHYQRKEQVLFPYLEKHGFTGPSKVMWGKHNDIRTMLRKALEEFDRVDFEEYVQKYLNPLVEEVDGMIFKEENILFPTALELLKPEEWVSVLRESKDVGYVYIKLPESLEKLIEELEMNLVQTVSIDEENIVFDTGKLSLNELEAILNTLPIDITFVDSENKVKYFSKSKDRIFVRTKSVIGRDVRNCHPPQSVDKVMQIIEWFRKGEKDEVDFWINFKGKLVYIRYFAVRDRNGKYLGTLEVTQDITQIKKLEGEKRLADETYRPR
- a CDS encoding DUF1858 domain-containing protein, encoding MKRIDPDKTIYELTKDYPELIDILAEMGFLGVKNPIMRNTLGRITSLREGCKKQGKSLEEILEKLKQKGFSV
- a CDS encoding glycerol-3-phosphate acyltransferase gives rise to the protein MVGFQFLSGSIMYAHILAKINGIDLRKVRDGNPGSSNLWRAKGLKWGALALALDYFKGTFPLFLFIWLGKVSNEYVVAFAAFAGVAGHAFSPILKFKGGKAVATSFGAWSVLTRWEAPTILGTTFALFSLLKRRTTVEEDAFRVLLGFLVLFFYVLYRTMNRDFHILFFYLANFTVITIKHGKDWYRFFTNRRKVHPNV